gggaggggacagcagcgctgggactgaggcaagcatgaCTGGAAAGGACAGACCCACTGCTATGTGGGTGGGTGGGACTTGGTATAAGCAAGTTAGGTAATGAGTGTTGGCATCATGTTGTTTCTTGTAGATTGCCATGTTTATTCTGGGCATTGTGGGAGAGAGATGTGCTGGTGAATGGTGTCTCCTGGATGAGTCCCTCAGCATACCCTGCTCTTCAGGTACAGGCTCTGAGAGGAGTAAGTCTCCCTTCCATATGCCCcagatgtttttcaaactgctgcttctatgctgtattttTGAGGGTTGTTTGTCCCACTGTCTCTTTAAGGCGGGCACTCAGCTTCCTATTGTCTCTCCCAAAGCTAAGTCAGCTGATTTGTAAAATGCCAGGCTTTAAGTcccactggttgtaagaacttAATGAAATTCAactcctctggttttcaaagccaaaggTTATGGGAATTTGTTTTCCCTGTGCAGGTTTCCTAGTGTGGTAGAGGCTGCTTCTTGCCCTTCTCTGTGCCACTGGCTCCCTTCTTCCTGTGGAGGGCCCAGCTTTCCATCTGTTTATCTACCGACTGATCTCtaccctttctaccctcttcagtgtggcctcttctctgcctttagttgtggagtttgttctgccaggctttgggtcattttctgggttatttatgctgatgtgggtgttatctagttgtatccatgggatgaAGCGAGCTTAGGGTCTTCCTACTCTGTCATCTTCCCCGCCTCCCCCTGAGATTCTATTTTAGACAAAGAATCAGGTTGCTTGAAGAATAGTGGTTCTCTCACAGCCTGCTATTGCTTGGGTGTAGAGCTTCATCCAACCTTAAGAGCTTAAATTCAAGAAAGTGCTGTCACCAGCTGATGCCATTACCTGAGTCCTGGCCTTCACACCAATCAGGTTCAACCAAAGAAGCAGAACTAGTAGGAGACATGCAGAGACTTATTGCATTTATACAATTGTGGGGGCTGGCAAGGCAGGACCTAAATCTGCAGGGCAGGCCATTAGGAGGGGCAGGCTGGAACTCTGGCATGAGCTGAAGCTGCTACTCATAGATGGATTATCTTCAGTGAAGCTTCAGTTCTGCTTTTAAGGTCTTTCACTTGATTGGATTAGACCCACCCAATTTATCCAGGACAATCTCCATTAAAGTCAAATGATTATGGACTTTTAATAACacctacaaaataccttcacagcaatatCTAGATTAGTGATTGAAAACCTGATGGCTTATAGCCTAGCCAAGCTGACCTATCAAAAAACCATTACTCCTTCGATTTAGATTGATGCGCCCCTTAACCAACTCCAATATCAACAAGATGTGGTTGGGAGAGCATGGCAGGGATGGGGAGTACAGCAGGCTGGATACATAATGTGGAAGTCTAAGGTCTGGATCATTCAGCCTTTATTTTCAAAGTATGGCTGTTTTTCTACAGGTGTGTGGAGCCACTTATATGTGTGTACATTGGAACAATAATCCTAGATGTATGAGAACAAGGATCGAATGGGTTAGATTGAGGCCCCACGTACAAAGGAAGCCCCTTTGCAAACTCTGCAAAGGTAAATAACCGAGATCTGACTAAAGGCCTAGTgatggagaggagaaaatgagacTTGAGTCACATAAAGAAGGCAGAAACATGTTTTGTTTGATCCAGAAGATTTGGGCCAATTAGTTTGTTTCATAGAGGGAATTATAAAGCAATCTAGGGAGGAACGCTGATGGTGAAGGTCATCTGACATAAATTTTCAGTGAAGTCCCTGCCAAAGTCTGCTTGCTGGTGTCCTGACAGGTCTGCAGAGACAAAGTGGTTCAGAGTTCATGCGGAGATGAGGCAGGGTCAGTGGCTGAGAAGGGCACCCACAGAGGGGGAGCTACCAGTGGTCAGAGGATCCCTACCAACCCACCCCCAATGGACGGAGGACAAGAGGGGCTGAGTTACTTCCTTCATCATTAAAACCAGTACTGAAGAAGGGCCGCAGAGGTCCAGCGAAGGCACATTCGGAGAAAGTGTAGATGAGGGAGCCGTGGTCAGTGATGTTGTAGAAGGAGACAGTGCTGGCCTCATAGTCAAGGAAGATCCCAACTTGGCACGGAGGCACCCGAAGGTGGAGGGGAGTCTGGGGGCTGGTGCCAGcctcatatttttgtttgttccacAGCCAAATTGTCCAGAAGCCATTTTGGGGGCTGAGCAAAAAATGCCCTTTCCTCCGCACAGAGTCTCTACAAACACCCAGGTCCCAGGCCTCCTTTCCTGTCACATCTACCTCCCAGTAAACCTTTCCAGAGTCAAAGAACTGGGCACCCAGGACCATGGGATAAGTGTCAAATCTGCCCTCATTTTCAGGCACTTCCTGCCGGCTGCCTCCAAGCCTCACTTGTCTCCGATCCTCTGACAGGATGAGCCACGGATTGGCTGTGTGTGGATCCAGAGTGATGTGTACTGCAGAGAGGGGACCAGAGTCAGGCTGGGAGAGTGTGGGGAATCAGGAACCTGGTGTCTCTGGTTGGGGATGAGGATAAGGAGGTATCTGTGAGCCTCACTGTGGAAGGAAATGACCCCCAGCCAGGCCTGACCTTTGAGGGAACCACCTTCTCTACCTGTCCCTGCCTCACCTACCCtgacctgctctctctccctgactctgGGACTCTGCTTCCTCATCACCCACTTCTGTTCCCCAGTCCCAGTCTCTTGGTGGTCGCCTCACCTCCGTAAGTCCTCAGCATCCTTTTCAGTCCTGGCACGAGGCACACACTCCTCAGGTCTGGAGGGGTGATGTCCAGATTCTTCAGGTTCCAACACTCACTCCTGAGGCAAACAGAGTTACAGACCCTGTCCCCAACTCCCACCTCACCCTCCTGAACCCTGACACTATAACCTCCCTTGTGGATGAAAATTTAACTCAATGCAAATTTACAAAAACCTCCTTTGCTGGgatccctgggggtgggggtgggaggcaaaAGGAGGTAGGATTTAGTTCCTTTCTAGGCCTTACTGGTTACATGGGCCCCTGCAGCTATGGATAGTTTGTATCTCCTCTCCAAGCCTGAGGTCAGCAGGCACTCACTGTTTTACACTGTTTCATTTTATCACAAGGCATCTAATACAGATGGAATCACTTCTGTAAGGAACCTCAAGGCTCTCCCCATATCATGGGTCTTactctctggctctttctttttttttttttttttttttaatttttttttttcaacgtttatttatttttgggacagagagagacagagcatgaacgggggaggggcagagagagagggagacacagaatcggaaacaggctccaggctctgagccatcagcccagagcctgatgcggggctcgaactcacggaccgcgagatcgtgacctggctgaagtcggacgctcaaccgactgcgccacccaggcgccccactctctgGCTCTTTCTAGGAGATTCATAACTGGCTGTAGACTCAGAACTTAATAGAAATTTCCCTGTTGGTTGGGGCTTCACTTTGTAAGGATGATATAGTATAATTACTTTTGGCAGCTCACCAAGATGTCTGTTAATTAGCTTcacaacagaaaatattttacgGAGGTTTGGGTATTTGAGAAGAGGGATGAGAATGGGGGGAAAATGAGTGCATGTTTTTCTAACTCAAAAACCTTTTCCACAGGTATATGTGCTTCCTAccacctcctccttttttttaatgtttatttttgaaagggtgagagagagtgtgagtgggggaggggcagagagagagggagatacagacttcaaagtgggttccaggctctgagctgtcagcacagagcccaatgtggggctcgaacccacaaaccacaagatcatgacctgagccaaagctggacacttaacccactgagccacccaggcacccccctgccccttcctcttaCAAAGAAAACTCCTTACCTTCCCAGGACACTTTTCACCTCCTGAGGAGAAAAGAGAGTAAATTCTGGAATCACTGGTTTACCATTAGACCTCATTTCTGTGGGTTAGGTgatgccccccagcccccaagacCCACAGGACACTGCTTTACTCCATTCCTCTGGGGCCAATGCCTGAAAGACATTTCTGACCAGCTTGAAGCAGAAGGGGTGTGGATGCTTGTGGGGTAACCAGGGTAACCACCATGGGTGTGACCTATAGCTAAGAGAAGGATGACCAGTTTAAGGACTCTGATTCAGAGGACAAATTAGAAAGCCCCGATTCCTGGAAGAAGAGTGGAAAGGAACAAGTAGCCCAGCCTGGCTGAGTCCCAGAGGCAGTCACAGGGAAAGAATGGCCAAGTCAGGATGCACAGAAACTGCTCTATCTCATTTGCAGGCTTGcatttgggggaaggaaaggctCTGTTCTATGTTGGAGTTAATGCTGCCTTCTCATATGTATGTGAAATCAAATACTTGAGAATATGCTGTTGCAGGGCTTGGGAACCCTTACCCAGGAATTGGCACACTCCTAGGCCCAGTCAAAAGTGCATTAGAAGGTGTGGCTCAGTGTTGGGCAGAAGCAAGATTTAGACAATAAGAGGGCCTACCAAGTCAAGCCAATCCAGGAAGCCTTTTTTGCACAAaccaaactaaacaaataaaaaaaatggcttcATGACCACATCTGACAGAGACACTGGCaagtttgggaagagaaaaacTGTATAAGGTTAGAGCAGAGGGGACTTTAGAGACCCGCTAGTCAATAGTTTCCCCAAACGAGGCAAACACATTAAGGGATGCGAGAGGATTTTAAGTAGCACACACATCAATGAGTGTCTAAAAAATAGTGATGTGctcattttaatttcagctctgccacttaatatTTGGGTGAACTTGGTCAAGTTATTTAGCTGTAGTGTCTAAGTTTCTCAacatctctgcccctctgttttctcatctatgaaatggggataacgGCATCCAACTCACTGTATTGCTGTGACAGCCTGAGTACACAGAGGCAGATACTATGTGCCATTTAAGAATCGGCGGTGgttacaaaattagaaaaaaatcagtaacttaTCAACGCAGGATTTCTTGGCTCCTATCACTTAGGACAAATTTCCTGTTAAGCTAAATTTCTTCAGGTGAAAGAGTGAGATGTAAAGAACAAACATATGCCAACAGGTTTGGGTAGTTcacagaagcagcagaaagtgggAAGAGGGTACATTTATGACTAACACTGGGGGATCCTTGTTATTCAGTCCACTCCCTCCACTTGTACCACAGATGGAGACATTAGGtctaggaaaaggaaaggactaACCTAGAATTATGGAGTGAAttggtggcagggctggggatgGGCCACTGTCTCTTAATTTCCAGGGCACTGTCTTTAGTTGCATTTATGAAAACCTGCTCATGGTCAAATGCTCACGTAAAAGCTTTTGTGGTTTCTCtcaattaatcctcacaaaaatcccTTGAGATATGTAACCTTATAGTACACATTTAACATAGGAGAAACCTGATACTCAGAAAAGTTATGGAACTTTCTCAAGGTCATGAACCTGGAAGGTGTCAGAGCAGGCACTCACCTGGGATGGCTGGTTCTTTGAATTGCTGTATGGAATATTTCCTCCTAACTCTGCACCTTTCCCATGACTTGAACGCAAACCAAGCATGGGTCTGAATTCCAGTTTGGGAATATTCCAGGGACCGGGTTTAGCCTTTTTTCAGTTGTTCCTTGAACCTCAGGGAGGGGGATGGCTCACCTGCAGCAGCTCCAGGGCTGAGCCCCTGCTCCTCTTCTCCAGCTCCACGACCAGCTCCTGCAGGGCCTGGCTCTTCTGGGCCAGTGTGGCCTCCCTCTCGCCCAGGATTCTCAgctgctccttctcctccatcTCTAGCTTCTGTAgctgtctctgttcctctgcaGCCAGGAAGTTCTGCTGCTGCACAAACTCTGTGTGAATCCGCAGTTTGTGTGTCTCAACCTGACTCTTTGGTgtaaatggaaagagagaggtTTTTATCAAAATCTCCTAAGCTCCAGGAATGAAGGTACTCATATCGATTTCTATTCCCTGTAGATTCATCACTCAGACTCTGGGTCTaagagcaaacacacacacacacacacacacacacagaatttttcTGGGGAGATAAGTGAGTGAGGCTTCTGGGCTCAGAGGGGAATgggattatttggggggggggtcacactGTAGCTGTCCTACAGTCGCATATGTATGGTAGCAGACTTTCAAAACCCACTCAGTACCCAAATGTGCCCCCGTGTCTTCATTTCTCAGGGAGTTCCTGAGACAGTCACATCCATCCCTACCCCCAACAACCTCACAAAGACAGGCTCACAACACTGCTCTGAAGTCCTGAGGAAAGGGAGTCTTTGGGATAATCTCTGCTTGTCCTCTCCTGCTGGTGACTGGAAGGTCACCTGATGACACAGGATGACTCCTTTTGCCACCACAGCCTGACTCATCCTTCTCTGATCCCAAATCTTCCCTTCCACTCTTCTAATCCCTGACTACCCTACCTCCAAGTTATGGGTATAGAACAAGCTTTAGGTCTCCATTCTACTTTGGAACAGTGATCTGGATGTGGTTAAGCAACCACCTGGTCAGATTGGTTTTTCTACATTTGATCTTGGTCATTCCCTTAAGTCTGTTCTTCACAGCCCTTGTCATTTACTGACAGGCCTGGCCATCGGGCATCTCTCCTGGGAGACCTCTGTCCCAGACGCTGAGGCAGTGATTCTGTCATTTCCTAAGACTGGGTTCAGGGAGCAGGAGCTTTAGGGTATGGCTTGTTCCTCTCAGCACTTTTTCCTAAGACTCTTGATTCTTCTATCTGATTGGGAGCTCTGTCCTTTTTATTCCTCTCTGTCAGGAGGCCTAGAGGATAGCTGGTTCTTGGAGAGTGAGATATACTGACTATCACTCCTCAGATGGGCATAGCTATGGTTACACCTTGAGTCTGGGACGCTGGACTCTGCCCTGGCTTCTGATCTGAGATTCCTTTTAGGACATGATTCTTGCCTTCCAGGCTGCTCTCTTCATTGCAATATCCACTTCCAACTCCTCCGCCAACCGTTGTCCTTTTCTCAGGTTCCCTAATGCCACCTGGAGCTTCTCCTGTAGAGAACGATAGGTTAGTGCCCAATCAGACCaagaagtggggtggggtggggtggtataaggaaggagaaaaccaggctggttctttgaaaagactgagTGCTGAGAAAGAGGGGAGACTACAGTCTGACTGGGGTGGAAATTCTGTGGATGGGAAGACTTTGGAAAAAGCCTAATGTTTCTTACAACATAGAGCCACACTGTTGGTAGGGGGCATGCTCATTCCTAATTAATCAGGAGACAAGGAAATGTGATTCTTGTAGCATTTCCTCAGTGTATTCCCCACTCCTGGGAAATGAGAAAGTTGTACCAAGTTTGCAGTTCTTGGCTTAAGTTAGACACGGAAGGTGGGAGGCACCCTTCCTTTCCCCAACACCTCAACTCCACAGGTGACTCCACCTCCCCGGCTCTGGGGAACAAAGCACCCACCAGGGATGCCTCTCCTTCTACATGCTTTTGCCTCTGTGCTGAGGCCTCACCTTGTACTCCTGAGCAGCCTCCTCAATAGGGACCATGTGGTGGTTACGGTGGTTCTGGGACTGGGAACACACCCAGCAAAGGATCTTCCCGTCTTCCTCGCAGAACAGGTGCAGTTTCTCTCCGTGCACCTCGCACCGCTCCCACTGCATGCCCTCCTTGGCACTCTGGTCAATTTGTTTAAGGTTGTCCACCATGTTGGCCAGCGGCCAGTTGGGCCTGACGTTCCGGAGCAAGAAGATGTGCTGACACACAGGGCAGACGCCGCCCCCATCTTTTCCCACCTGAGAGATGCAGTCGTGGCAGAAGCTGTGGCCACATTCAATGCTCACAGGCTCCACGACAGGATCCAGGCAGATAGGGCAAGTGACCTCCTCCCACATCATCGCCAGGCGCGCTGCTGAGGCCATTGCGGTAACGTTCCTATGAGGCAGCCCTGTGGAGAGCCTGCGGAAGCCTAGtaggaggggagaaaaggaaaagagaagatgagaagggttgtgtgagggaaaaaaaaaaaaaaaagcaatcccaAGGAGACCCTGAGGAAGAGTGAGGTGGAGGGTGTGAAAATAAGATGAGAACGTTAACTTGAGCAACAAGAGCTTCTCCTCCCTAGTCTCATCCACTGATCCAGCCAGACAGCGGGGAAACTCGGTCTCCAAAAGAGAGCAAGATTGTTTTGGGGAACTTCAGAGATAGAGCTGTGTGCAACTCCATCTTCATCAGGTCCACCGCTACTTAAACCCTCGGCCCCTGGGCTTTTCCTGTGCGTCTTCTCCCATGTCGGGTGCCAGTGCACTGCCAAGCAGCTCGTGGTAACAGGTGCGGCCTTTTACCACGCGCTCTCCATGCGCTACAGGAGGTGCTGCGTGCTTTGCGTACGTCTTCGTTAGTCTGCGCGATAATGGCAGGCGTTATGCACAGGTTACAGGACTGCATACATAAGAATATGTTTACAAGTGTGTACATATACGTGTAGTACGTATACATGTATGTGcttgtatgtgtatgtacgtgtTCACACCCACTCACCCACGTGGTAGAGCGCTTCCCGGGCTCTCCTCTCAGCTTCCGGAACCTGGTAACT
This genomic stretch from Lynx canadensis isolate LIC74 chromosome D1, mLynCan4.pri.v2, whole genome shotgun sequence harbors:
- the TRIM21 gene encoding E3 ubiquitin-protein ligase TRIM21 isoform X1, whose translation is MRLGRRSSCCSSFRRLSTGLPHRNVTAMASAARLAMMWEEVTCPICLDPVVEPVSIECGHSFCHDCISQVGKDGGGVCPVCQHIFLLRNVRPNWPLANMVDNLKQIDQSAKEGMQWERCEVHGEKLHLFCEEDGKILCWVCSQSQNHRNHHMVPIEEAAQEYKEKLQVALGNLRKGQRLAEELEVDIAMKRAAWKSQVETHKLRIHTEFVQQQNFLAAEEQRQLQKLEMEEKEQLRILGEREATLAQKSQALQELVVELEKRSRGSALELLQEVKSVLGRSECWNLKNLDITPPDLRSVCLVPGLKRMLRTYGVHITLDPHTANPWLILSEDRRQVRLGGSRQEVPENEGRFDTYPMVLGAQFFDSGKVYWEVDVTGKEAWDLGVCRDSVRRKGHFLLSPQNGFWTIWLWNKQKYEAGTSPQTPLHLRVPPCQVGIFLDYEASTVSFYNITDHGSLIYTFSECAFAGPLRPFFSTGFNDEGSNSAPLVLRPLGVGW
- the TRIM21 gene encoding E3 ubiquitin-protein ligase TRIM21 isoform X2, yielding MASAARLAMMWEEVTCPICLDPVVEPVSIECGHSFCHDCISQVGKDGGGVCPVCQHIFLLRNVRPNWPLANMVDNLKQIDQSAKEGMQWERCEVHGEKLHLFCEEDGKILCWVCSQSQNHRNHHMVPIEEAAQEYKEKLQVALGNLRKGQRLAEELEVDIAMKRAAWKSQVETHKLRIHTEFVQQQNFLAAEEQRQLQKLEMEEKEQLRILGEREATLAQKSQALQELVVELEKRSRGSALELLQEVKSVLGRSECWNLKNLDITPPDLRSVCLVPGLKRMLRTYGVHITLDPHTANPWLILSEDRRQVRLGGSRQEVPENEGRFDTYPMVLGAQFFDSGKVYWEVDVTGKEAWDLGVCRDSVRRKGHFLLSPQNGFWTIWLWNKQKYEAGTSPQTPLHLRVPPCQVGIFLDYEASTVSFYNITDHGSLIYTFSECAFAGPLRPFFSTGFNDEGSNSAPLVLRPLGVGW